The following coding sequences are from one Hymenobacter sp. DG25A window:
- a CDS encoding efflux RND transporter periplasmic adaptor subunit, whose amino-acid sequence MQTKEHEEQVVEEPRTGGRRFLWIFLTLALLAGLVFVKMHYFPAPAAGGKGGPGGKGGKGGAGGPAGKDGKGSKTPVQAYVVKPTNLTDEVAATGSVLADEAVVIKSEISGKITSLNIREGQPVRRGQVLFSINADEIQADLRKQEFNIKLYRDQERRQRVLLDKEYISAQEYEQTNNQLLTAQAELQALRANLAKAYVRAPFDGVLGLTTATVGTYVSPGTEITTLSRIRPVKIDFAVPGRFASKVRAGDVVTVTDEATNKKYEAKVYAIDPQIDPVSRTQPVRARYANTGNELRPGSFVKVNLQLGESTDALQVPTEAVIPEASGYTVFTVKNGKAVSTKVKIGIRSEKVIQITDGLAVGDTVIRTGILQLKPGDAVLVQKTEL is encoded by the coding sequence ATGCAAACAAAGGAACACGAAGAGCAAGTTGTAGAAGAGCCACGCACCGGCGGCCGACGGTTTTTATGGATTTTTCTGACGCTGGCGCTGCTAGCAGGGCTGGTTTTTGTGAAGATGCACTACTTCCCGGCCCCGGCGGCCGGCGGCAAGGGTGGTCCGGGCGGTAAAGGAGGTAAGGGTGGCGCCGGCGGCCCCGCCGGCAAAGACGGGAAAGGCTCTAAGACTCCCGTACAGGCCTATGTAGTGAAGCCCACTAACCTGACCGATGAAGTAGCCGCCACCGGCTCTGTGCTGGCTGATGAGGCCGTGGTTATCAAAAGTGAGATATCGGGCAAGATTACCAGCCTCAACATTCGGGAGGGCCAGCCGGTCCGCCGGGGGCAGGTACTGTTCAGCATCAATGCCGATGAGATTCAGGCTGATCTGCGCAAGCAGGAGTTTAACATTAAGCTCTACCGCGACCAGGAGCGCCGCCAGCGCGTGCTGCTGGATAAAGAATACATCAGCGCCCAAGAATACGAGCAAACCAACAACCAGCTGCTCACGGCCCAGGCCGAGCTGCAGGCTTTGCGCGCCAACCTGGCCAAAGCCTACGTGCGCGCCCCCTTTGATGGGGTGCTGGGCCTGACCACCGCTACGGTAGGCACCTACGTGAGCCCTGGCACTGAGATTACCACTCTCTCCCGCATCCGGCCCGTGAAGATTGACTTCGCCGTGCCCGGCCGCTTTGCCTCTAAAGTGCGGGCAGGCGACGTGGTAACGGTAACCGACGAAGCCACCAACAAGAAATACGAGGCCAAGGTATACGCCATTGACCCGCAGATTGACCCCGTGAGTCGCACCCAACCGGTGCGCGCCCGCTACGCCAACACCGGCAACGAGCTGCGCCCCGGCTCCTTTGTGAAAGTAAACCTGCAGCTGGGCGAATCCACGGATGCCCTGCAGGTGCCTACCGAAGCGGTAATACCGGAAGCCAGCGGCTACACCGTATTCACGGTAAAAAATGGCAAGGCTGTTTCTACGAAGGTGAAGATTGGTATTCGCTCAGAAAAAGTGATTCAGATTACTGACGGCCTGGCCGTGGGCGACACCGTTATCCGGACGGGTATTCTGCAGCTGAAGCCCGGCGATGCTGTTCTGGTCCAGAAAACTGAGCTATAA
- a CDS encoding response regulator transcription factor, producing MSQPVSLIRLALADDHVLFRKGLRALLSSFPNVEIVAEAGDGQELLELIDQLPTPPQVVLMDLQMPVLDGLQTTRLLRVQYPRVRVVIISMHDEPELIEQLVAEGAHGYLLKNASPEEMKLAIEAAAQDHAASLSLA from the coding sequence ATGAGCCAGCCTGTTTCGCTTATCCGCCTTGCCCTCGCCGACGACCATGTGCTGTTCCGCAAAGGGCTGCGGGCCCTGCTCTCCAGCTTTCCCAACGTGGAGATTGTGGCGGAAGCCGGTGACGGGCAGGAACTGCTGGAGCTCATTGACCAGCTGCCCACCCCGCCCCAGGTAGTACTCATGGATTTGCAGATGCCCGTGCTGGACGGCCTGCAGACCACGCGCCTGCTGCGCGTGCAATACCCCCGGGTGCGCGTGGTTATTATCTCCATGCACGACGAGCCGGAGCTGATAGAGCAGCTGGTAGCAGAAGGTGCCCACGGCTACCTGCTGAAAAATGCCAGCCCCGAGGAAATGAAATTGGCCATTGAGGCCGCCGCGCAGGACCATGCCGCCAGCCTGAGCCTGGCCTGA
- a CDS encoding MGMT family protein, translating into MPTSAEKPRNFFQDVYDVVRLVPPGRVTSYGAVAHYLGAKNGARMVGWAMMAAHTETDVPAHRVLNRQGLLTGRQHYSTPTAMQKALEAEGVRVVDDQVQDFSQLFWDPSIELG; encoded by the coding sequence ATGCCAACCTCAGCTGAAAAGCCCCGCAATTTCTTTCAGGATGTATACGATGTAGTGCGGCTGGTGCCGCCGGGGCGGGTCACCTCCTACGGGGCCGTGGCCCACTACCTGGGCGCCAAAAATGGGGCGCGCATGGTAGGCTGGGCCATGATGGCGGCCCACACGGAAACCGACGTGCCCGCGCATCGGGTCCTGAACCGGCAGGGGCTGCTAACCGGGCGCCAGCACTACAGCACGCCCACAGCCATGCAGAAGGCTTTGGAAGCGGAAGGCGTGCGGGTGGTAGACGACCAGGTACAGGACTTCAGCCAGCTGTTCTGGGACCCCAGCATTGAATTAGGCTAA
- a CDS encoding TolC family protein — protein MIFPLRRSLFLLLAFPLPLLAQQPASRPQPTSAQVVNTGPTLTLAEAIRIGLENNYGIQLARQEERIASNNVTRGNAGQLPTVNGNATRNFNRNNLNQQFGDNDPRIVNGATSNQLNTNVAATWTIFDGLGMFIAYDRLQRVAQGQRQVTRATAEETVADITDAYFTVVREAGKIQSFEAALRIGQQRIDLTQARADVGVSAKVEVLTARVDYNADRAGLIQQQEALKTAKVNLNNLLGRSPALDFQPADSIVVSRDLSRETVAQAIRQNNPRLQQAKINTEVATYERRLVRASRLPQVGLTTGYGLNRNINNAAFAGTQLTTSTNTTHGLNYGVVASVPIFDGFNRNRLEQNARIGEVQSKLQLEQTQLQLDAEAEQAYAQYQTRLQLLQLEEDNILLARQNVAIALERYRLGLLTPLALREAQRSQLDAENRLLDIRFQAKQAETTLRRLSSGLVRE, from the coding sequence ATGATCTTTCCGCTTCGCCGTTCTCTGTTTCTGCTTCTGGCCTTTCCCCTGCCGCTCCTGGCCCAGCAGCCTGCTTCCCGGCCGCAGCCCACCTCGGCGCAGGTAGTTAATACCGGCCCCACGCTGACCTTGGCGGAGGCGATTCGCATTGGGCTGGAAAATAACTACGGAATTCAGCTGGCCCGCCAGGAGGAGCGCATTGCCAGCAACAACGTAACGCGCGGCAACGCCGGGCAGCTGCCCACCGTGAATGGCAATGCCACCCGCAACTTCAACCGCAACAATCTCAACCAGCAGTTTGGAGATAATGACCCGCGCATTGTGAACGGGGCCACCTCCAACCAGCTAAACACCAACGTAGCCGCCACCTGGACCATTTTCGACGGCCTGGGGATGTTCATTGCCTACGACCGGCTCCAGCGTGTGGCTCAGGGCCAGCGCCAGGTTACCCGTGCTACAGCCGAGGAAACCGTGGCCGACATTACCGACGCCTACTTTACGGTGGTGCGCGAAGCCGGCAAGATTCAGAGCTTTGAAGCAGCCCTGCGCATCGGGCAGCAGCGAATTGACCTGACCCAGGCCCGCGCGGATGTGGGCGTGAGTGCCAAGGTGGAAGTACTGACCGCCCGCGTGGACTATAACGCCGACCGTGCAGGCCTGATTCAGCAGCAGGAAGCCCTGAAAACGGCTAAAGTAAACCTGAATAACCTACTGGGCCGCTCCCCCGCCCTGGATTTTCAGCCCGCCGACTCCATTGTGGTCAGCCGCGACCTGAGCCGGGAAACCGTAGCCCAGGCCATCCGGCAGAATAACCCCCGCCTGCAGCAGGCTAAGATTAATACTGAAGTGGCCACTTACGAGCGGCGCCTGGTGCGGGCTTCCCGCCTGCCGCAGGTGGGCCTCACTACCGGCTACGGGCTCAACCGCAACATTAATAACGCGGCCTTCGCCGGCACCCAGCTCACTACCAGCACCAACACCACGCACGGCTTAAACTATGGCGTGGTGGCCTCGGTGCCTATTTTTGATGGTTTCAACCGCAACCGGCTGGAGCAGAACGCGCGTATTGGCGAGGTGCAAAGCAAGCTGCAGCTGGAGCAAACCCAACTGCAGCTGGATGCAGAAGCCGAGCAGGCGTATGCCCAGTACCAAACCCGCCTGCAGCTGCTGCAGCTGGAAGAAGATAATATTCTGCTGGCCCGCCAGAACGTGGCCATTGCCCTGGAGCGCTACCGCCTGGGCCTGCTTACGCCGCTGGCTCTGCGGGAAGCCCAGCGCAGCCAGCTGGACGCCGAAAACCGTCTGCTCGATATCCGCTTTCAGGCCAAGCAGGCCGAGACGACGCTCCGCCGCCTGAGCAGCGGCCTGGTACGGGAATAG
- a CDS encoding efflux RND transporter permease subunit, with protein MSLSSTSINRPVLAIVMSLVIVIFGVIGFRYLSIREYPSVDPPIITVSASYTGASADVMQSQVTEPLEEALNGIAGIKNMTSNSRDGRTQITVEFDLDADLETAANDVRDKVSGAQGRLPRDIDPPIVSKANADSQPIVINYLSSNKRSLLELTDYANNTLKERLQTIPGVSEIRVYGERKYSMRLWMDPVKLTALGVSPVEVQAALTRENVELPSGAVSGLNTQLTLRTMGRLTSVDDFNNLIIRKDASSLVRFSDVGYAELYPENDQTIFRVNGVPGVALAVVPQPGSNQIDIADEFNKRVKQFGKDLPKDLELRPAIDNSVFIRNSIQEVEHTIIEAFVLVVVIIFLFLRDWRSTLIPVVAIPVSLVGIFFVMYLLDFSINVLTLLAIVLAIGLVVDDAIVVLENIYSRIEDGEDPKEASIKGSEEILMAVISTTIVLAAVFLPVVFLTGITGRLFREFGIVVAGSVLISAFVSLTLTPMMCSKLLKRQEKHNWFYRKTEPFFERMIGGYQESLQTFLRNRWLAWLVVAGTGVGIWFFMKTLPSELAPVEDRSRVNVNSTGPEGASFEFMDAYMAQITKLAMDSTGAENLNSVFTVTSPGFGGGSNSGIARVLLVEADQRPKTQDQVAEIMSRGVKRLTAARTSVSQDQSIGGGGGGLPVQFVVQTQDFEKLRTAVPKFLDAARQDPTFQFVDVNLKFNKPELRINIDREKAQSLGVSVQSISQTLQAGLSGQRFGYFIREGKQYQIIGQVAREDRNQPLDVRQLSVKAADGKLVQLDNVIRLTESSTPPQLYRFNRYNAATFSASLAPGKTLGDGIAAMQAIADKTLDDTFTNELSGPSRDFQESSSSLVFAFGLALVLIYLVLAAQFESFRDPVIIMVTVPLALSGALLSLWYFNQTLNLFSQIGIIMLVGLVTKNGILIVEFANQRVEQGVDYMTGLVEGATARFRPILMTSLCAILGILPIAIATGAGALSRRAMGIGVVGGLFFATGLTLYIVPVMYSYFATAKKHKHTEEKQAVAA; from the coding sequence ATGAGCTTATCCTCCACTAGTATCAACCGCCCGGTCCTCGCCATCGTGATGAGCCTTGTCATCGTGATATTTGGCGTTATCGGGTTTCGGTACCTCAGTATTCGGGAATACCCCAGCGTAGACCCGCCTATTATTACGGTATCAGCCAGCTATACCGGGGCCTCGGCCGATGTGATGCAGAGCCAGGTAACTGAGCCGCTGGAAGAAGCCCTCAACGGCATTGCGGGCATCAAGAACATGACCTCGAACAGCCGTGATGGCCGCACCCAGATTACCGTGGAGTTTGACCTCGACGCCGACCTGGAAACCGCCGCCAACGACGTGCGCGACAAGGTATCCGGCGCCCAGGGCCGCCTGCCCCGGGACATCGACCCGCCCATCGTGAGCAAGGCCAACGCCGACTCCCAGCCCATTGTCATCAACTACCTCAGCAGCAACAAGCGCAGCCTACTGGAGCTCACGGACTACGCCAACAACACCCTGAAAGAGCGCCTGCAGACCATTCCGGGCGTATCGGAAATCCGGGTGTACGGGGAGCGAAAGTACTCCATGCGCCTGTGGATGGACCCCGTGAAGCTGACGGCGCTGGGCGTGTCGCCGGTAGAGGTGCAGGCGGCCCTTACCCGCGAAAACGTGGAGCTGCCCAGCGGCGCCGTTTCGGGCCTGAACACGCAGCTCACGCTGCGCACCATGGGCCGCCTGACGTCGGTAGACGACTTCAACAACCTGATTATCCGCAAAGACGCCTCTTCCCTGGTGCGCTTCTCGGATGTGGGCTATGCCGAGCTGTACCCGGAAAACGACCAGACCATTTTCCGGGTGAATGGCGTGCCGGGCGTGGCCCTGGCCGTGGTGCCGCAGCCGGGCTCCAACCAGATTGATATTGCCGACGAGTTCAACAAGCGGGTAAAGCAGTTCGGCAAAGACCTGCCCAAGGACCTGGAGCTGCGCCCGGCCATTGATAACTCGGTCTTCATCCGCAACTCCATTCAGGAAGTGGAGCACACCATTATTGAGGCCTTTGTGCTGGTAGTGGTCATCATCTTCCTGTTCCTGCGCGACTGGCGCTCTACTCTGATTCCGGTAGTGGCTATTCCGGTTTCCTTGGTGGGTATTTTCTTCGTGATGTACCTGCTGGACTTCTCCATTAACGTGCTGACGCTGCTGGCCATCGTGCTGGCTATTGGCCTGGTAGTGGACGACGCCATTGTGGTGCTGGAGAATATTTACTCCCGCATTGAGGACGGCGAAGACCCGAAGGAGGCTTCCATCAAGGGCTCAGAAGAAATTCTGATGGCCGTAATCAGTACCACTATTGTACTGGCGGCCGTGTTCCTGCCGGTGGTGTTCCTGACGGGTATTACCGGGCGTCTGTTCCGGGAGTTTGGCATTGTGGTAGCGGGCTCGGTTTTGATTTCGGCCTTCGTCTCGCTCACGCTCACCCCCATGATGTGCTCCAAGCTGCTCAAGCGGCAGGAAAAGCATAACTGGTTTTACCGCAAAACCGAGCCGTTTTTTGAGCGCATGATTGGGGGCTACCAGGAAAGCCTGCAAACCTTTCTGCGCAACCGCTGGCTGGCCTGGCTGGTGGTGGCCGGCACGGGCGTAGGCATCTGGTTTTTCATGAAGACGCTGCCTTCGGAACTGGCGCCGGTGGAAGACCGCAGCCGCGTAAACGTGAATTCTACCGGTCCGGAAGGCGCTTCGTTTGAGTTTATGGATGCCTACATGGCCCAGATAACCAAGCTGGCCATGGACTCTACGGGGGCTGAAAACCTGAACAGTGTCTTTACCGTGACTTCGCCCGGCTTTGGCGGTGGCTCTAACTCCGGTATTGCCCGCGTGCTGCTGGTAGAGGCTGATCAGCGCCCCAAAACCCAGGACCAGGTGGCCGAAATTATGAGCCGCGGCGTGAAGCGCCTGACGGCCGCCCGCACCTCCGTTTCGCAGGACCAGAGTATTGGTGGTGGCGGTGGCGGCCTGCCGGTGCAGTTTGTGGTTCAGACCCAGGACTTTGAGAAGCTGCGCACAGCCGTACCCAAGTTTCTGGATGCGGCCCGGCAGGATCCCACCTTCCAGTTTGTGGATGTCAACCTGAAATTCAACAAGCCGGAACTGCGCATCAACATTGACCGCGAAAAGGCCCAGAGCCTGGGTGTATCAGTGCAGAGTATTTCCCAGACGCTGCAGGCCGGCCTGAGCGGGCAGCGCTTCGGCTATTTTATCCGGGAGGGCAAGCAGTACCAGATTATTGGCCAGGTAGCGCGGGAAGACCGCAACCAGCCGCTGGACGTGCGCCAACTCTCGGTGAAAGCCGCCGACGGCAAGCTGGTGCAGCTGGACAATGTCATTCGCCTGACGGAAAGCAGCACGCCGCCCCAGCTCTACCGTTTCAACCGCTACAACGCGGCTACCTTCTCCGCCTCCCTGGCCCCGGGCAAAACTCTGGGCGATGGTATTGCGGCCATGCAGGCCATTGCCGACAAAACCCTGGACGACACCTTCACCAACGAGCTTTCCGGCCCTTCCCGCGACTTCCAGGAAAGCTCCTCTTCCTTGGTGTTTGCCTTCGGCCTGGCTCTGGTGCTGATTTACCTGGTGCTGGCCGCGCAGTTTGAAAGCTTCCGCGACCCGGTCATCATCATGGTGACGGTGCCGCTGGCACTCTCGGGCGCGTTGTTGAGCCTGTGGTATTTCAACCAGACGCTCAACCTGTTCTCGCAAATCGGCATTATCATGCTGGTAGGCTTGGTAACCAAGAATGGTATTCTGATTGTGGAGTTTGCCAACCAGCGCGTGGAGCAGGGCGTGGACTACATGACCGGCTTGGTGGAAGGCGCTACGGCCCGCTTCCGCCCCATTCTCATGACCTCTTTGTGCGCTATACTGGGCATTCTGCCCATTGCCATTGCCACGGGCGCGGGTGCTCTTAGCCGCCGGGCCATGGGTATTGGCGTGGTGGGCGGCCTGTTCTTCGCTACGGGCCTCACCTTGTATATCGTGCCGGTGATGTACTCCTATTTCGCCACGGCGAAAAAGCACAAGCACACCGAGGAAAAACAAGCCGTGGCCGCTTAA
- a CDS encoding ferritin-like domain-containing protein, translating to MFGKLKSLDDLFHEQLKDLYSAENQLLKALPKMAKEAQDTRLRQGFEKHLQETQNQVSRLEKIGKMLDVSLSGHTCKAMEGLVKEGQDTIHEDATDEVKDAALIAAAQRVEHYEISGYGTAAHYAERLGHTDAAQLLRQTLQEEQMTDTKLNDLAKNYINAKAM from the coding sequence ATGTTTGGTAAACTCAAAAGCCTCGACGACCTGTTTCACGAACAGCTGAAAGATCTTTATAGCGCTGAAAATCAACTCCTGAAGGCGCTACCCAAAATGGCCAAAGAAGCTCAGGATACCCGCCTGCGCCAGGGGTTTGAAAAGCACCTGCAGGAAACACAAAATCAGGTTTCGCGCCTAGAGAAAATCGGCAAAATGCTGGATGTGTCTCTCTCCGGCCATACCTGCAAAGCCATGGAAGGCCTGGTAAAAGAAGGCCAGGATACCATTCATGAAGATGCCACCGATGAAGTGAAGGATGCTGCTCTGATTGCCGCTGCCCAGCGCGTAGAGCACTACGAAATTTCCGGCTACGGCACGGCGGCGCACTACGCCGAGCGCCTCGGCCATACCGATGCGGCCCAGCTGCTGCGCCAGACACTGCAGGAAGAGCAAATGACTGATACCAAGCTCAATGACCTGGCCAAGAACTACATCAATGCCAAAGCCATGTAG
- a CDS encoding sensor histidine kinase produces MDILRVFAVVLSVLLFLAFSIVVFVVRYQRRLLRQQERLRNVQDAAQRQALEAALVAQEEERRRIAADLHDEVGTTLAIVKLHLTAMGQPQDTREMTGLLDQAISEVRRISRNLLPAALVKFGLTFALEALARAVPPGGTRVELTQHGKPLGLSPMQELAVYRIVQELMGNGLRHAQASLIHIHLVFATNHLNITYTDDGIGFDLSGSEAVPSPDTRTGLGLTNMRSRVTLLQGTLRQQSTPGTGTRIWISFPVLYLSDN; encoded by the coding sequence ATGGATATTTTACGCGTATTCGCGGTTGTACTATCCGTTCTACTATTCCTGGCCTTTAGCATTGTGGTGTTTGTGGTGCGCTACCAGCGGCGGCTGCTTCGGCAGCAGGAACGGTTGCGCAACGTGCAGGATGCTGCCCAGCGCCAAGCCCTGGAGGCTGCGCTAGTAGCCCAGGAAGAAGAGCGCCGCCGCATTGCCGCTGATCTGCATGATGAAGTAGGCACCACCCTGGCCATTGTAAAGCTGCACCTCACGGCCATGGGCCAGCCCCAGGACACCCGGGAAATGACCGGACTGCTGGACCAGGCCATCAGTGAAGTGCGGCGCATTTCGCGTAATCTGCTGCCGGCTGCCCTGGTCAAATTCGGGCTTACGTTTGCCCTGGAGGCGCTGGCGCGGGCGGTGCCGCCGGGCGGCACCCGGGTAGAGCTGACGCAGCATGGCAAACCCCTGGGCTTAAGCCCCATGCAGGAGCTGGCCGTGTACCGCATTGTGCAGGAGCTGATGGGCAACGGCCTGCGCCACGCCCAGGCCAGCCTGATTCACATTCATCTGGTATTTGCCACCAACCATCTGAATATCACCTATACTGATGATGGTATAGGCTTCGACCTCTCGGGCAGCGAAGCCGTACCCTCGCCTGATACGCGCACGGGACTAGGGCTCACCAACATGCGCAGCCGGGTTACGCTCCTGCAGGGCACCCTGCGGCAGCAGTCTACTCCCGGAACCGGAACCCGGATCTGGATTTCCTTTCCGGTGCTTTATCTTTCTGACAATTAG
- a CDS encoding alpha/beta fold hydrolase: MTLVFRFRLFLFCLLLPALAAAAPHGPLVNGTPTLLTSDGVQLYASISGKGIPCVFVHGGPGAWSGMPQALAGPALEDKFQMIWYDQRGSGRSQNDPRHNYSLERMVQDLEEIRLQLGVEQWVVMAHSFGGTIATAYAAKYPQHVRGLVLVECTLYLSDSMRSMIQDGMPFTTVTDRTPYLDETRPLSERWPLVIDIFNAQNTWRKLQYQTDEGFQKVEAADQGNPRTGEFGSYVFNLPEYQQDFTLLTPQLTAPVLVVTGAKDYCIGPNHYKLFRFPNQKVAEMQTGHVPFVEEPVAFQQAVAKWAKKLK; encoded by the coding sequence ATGACTCTGGTTTTCCGCTTCCGCCTGTTTCTGTTTTGCCTGCTGCTGCCCGCCCTGGCAGCGGCCGCCCCGCATGGGCCGCTGGTCAATGGCACCCCCACATTGCTTACTTCGGATGGGGTTCAGCTTTATGCCTCAATTTCCGGCAAAGGCATTCCGTGTGTGTTTGTGCACGGCGGGCCGGGAGCCTGGAGCGGCATGCCGCAGGCGCTGGCCGGCCCCGCTCTGGAAGATAAGTTTCAGATGATCTGGTACGACCAGCGGGGTAGTGGCCGCTCCCAGAACGACCCGCGCCACAACTATTCGCTGGAGCGCATGGTGCAGGATCTGGAGGAAATCAGGCTGCAGCTGGGCGTAGAGCAGTGGGTGGTGATGGCGCACTCCTTTGGCGGTACCATTGCCACTGCCTACGCTGCCAAATACCCACAGCATGTGCGCGGACTGGTGCTGGTAGAGTGCACGCTTTACCTCTCAGACTCTATGCGCAGCATGATTCAGGATGGTATGCCCTTTACTACCGTCACTGACCGCACCCCGTACCTGGATGAAACCAGGCCCCTGTCGGAACGCTGGCCGCTGGTGATTGATATCTTCAATGCGCAAAACACCTGGCGCAAGCTGCAGTACCAGACCGACGAGGGTTTCCAGAAAGTAGAAGCCGCCGACCAGGGGAACCCCCGAACCGGCGAATTCGGCTCCTACGTCTTCAACCTGCCCGAATATCAGCAGGACTTCACCCTGCTCACCCCGCAGCTTACCGCCCCGGTGCTGGTCGTAACCGGAGCGAAAGACTACTGCATCGGCCCCAACCACTACAAGCTCTTCCGTTTCCCCAATCAAAAGGTAGCCGAGATGCAGACGGGCCACGTGCCCTTCGTGGAGGAGCCAGTTGCCTTTCAGCAGGCCGTGGCAAAGTGGGCGAAGAAGCTGAAGTAG
- a CDS encoding GNAT family N-acetyltransferase — protein MNATSPPLSSAIHIRQAMPADAAALAELVAELGYPTEQQELQQRLDALTAAGDQVLVAVRQEQIVGVVLLHRTYFLHRPPDGRVVTLVVAAEYRSQGIGQQLLRAAEQALLQLGCGRIEISSGARREAAHRFYLREGYSEQPKRFIKPVPAE, from the coding sequence ATGAACGCCACCTCTCCTCCCCTTTCGTCTGCCATCCACATCCGGCAGGCAATGCCGGCAGATGCGGCGGCCCTGGCAGAGTTAGTAGCGGAACTCGGGTATCCGACCGAACAGCAGGAGTTGCAGCAGCGACTGGATGCCCTTACTGCCGCCGGTGACCAGGTACTGGTAGCGGTGCGGCAAGAGCAGATAGTAGGGGTTGTGCTGCTGCATCGCACGTATTTTCTGCACCGTCCACCCGATGGCCGCGTGGTTACTTTGGTGGTCGCGGCCGAATACCGCAGCCAGGGCATTGGCCAACAGTTGCTAAGGGCCGCTGAACAGGCACTTTTGCAGCTGGGTTGTGGTCGTATTGAAATCAGTAGTGGCGCCCGGCGTGAGGCCGCTCATCGGTTTTACCTGCGCGAAGGCTACTCCGAGCAGCCCAAACGGTTTATAAAGCCGGTGCCGGCGGAGTAG
- a CDS encoding zinc dependent phospholipase C family protein produces MQRILLTGLLLVLAWVPAAAYSVLTHQANIDSTWEPCLVPTLQRRFPGATPAELKEAKAYAYGGAIIQDMGFYPFGSKLFTNLTHYVRSGDFVRNLLDEAHNRNEYAFALGALGHYAADISGHPEGTNKALAFVYPQLKAEFGEVITYHEAPKQHTQLEFSFDVLQVAAGRYRSDDYHNYIGFKVSKEVLERAFEKTYSLKLGQVIANVDLSISSYRFAVKEIIPMATRAAWQSKKKDILAISPKARRRDYIYDISRRQYRKEFGGSYQQPGFGARVLSYLVRVLPKVGPLKPFAFKLPTPEAQKLFRSSFHQVIGTYCGLLNKQGYLTAAALPNTDFDTGHITRTGEYPLADETYSEWLLKLNNNKFEGLTAPQKKSILAFYTPAEGKTNPPLNEDKQRQTQEALDHLRTLVTKEE; encoded by the coding sequence ATGCAACGCATTCTTCTTACCGGCCTGCTGCTGGTTCTGGCTTGGGTGCCGGCCGCCGCCTATTCCGTCCTCACGCACCAGGCCAACATTGATTCTACCTGGGAGCCCTGCCTGGTGCCCACGCTGCAGCGGCGCTTTCCCGGCGCTACCCCCGCAGAGCTGAAAGAGGCTAAAGCCTACGCCTATGGCGGGGCTATTATCCAGGATATGGGCTTTTATCCATTCGGCTCCAAGCTGTTTACCAACCTGACGCACTATGTGCGCAGCGGCGACTTTGTGCGCAACCTGCTGGATGAGGCCCACAACCGGAACGAATATGCCTTTGCTCTGGGGGCGCTGGGCCACTATGCCGCCGATATCAGTGGCCACCCCGAGGGCACCAATAAAGCCCTGGCTTTCGTGTATCCCCAGCTGAAAGCGGAGTTTGGCGAAGTCATTACCTATCATGAGGCGCCCAAACAGCACACACAGCTGGAGTTTTCTTTTGATGTGCTGCAGGTAGCGGCCGGCCGTTACCGCTCCGATGATTACCACAACTACATCGGCTTTAAAGTAAGCAAGGAAGTGCTGGAGCGGGCTTTTGAGAAAACGTACAGCCTGAAGCTGGGGCAGGTTATTGCCAACGTAGACTTAAGCATTAGCTCGTACCGCTTTGCCGTAAAGGAGATTATTCCGATGGCCACCCGCGCCGCCTGGCAGAGCAAAAAGAAGGATATCTTGGCCATCAGCCCCAAGGCCCGCCGCCGCGACTATATTTATGATATCAGCCGCCGCCAGTATCGCAAGGAGTTTGGGGGTAGCTACCAGCAGCCGGGCTTTGGGGCGCGCGTGCTGTCCTACCTGGTGCGGGTGCTGCCTAAGGTTGGCCCCCTGAAGCCTTTTGCGTTCAAATTGCCCACGCCCGAGGCGCAGAAGCTCTTTCGGAGCAGCTTTCATCAGGTAATAGGCACCTACTGCGGGCTGCTGAATAAGCAGGGCTACCTGACTGCGGCCGCCCTGCCCAATACCGATTTTGACACCGGCCACATCACCCGCACGGGCGAGTACCCCCTGGCCGATGAAACCTATAGTGAATGGCTGCTCAAGCTGAATAACAACAAGTTTGAGGGCCTGACAGCACCGCAAAAAAAGAGCATTCTGGCCTTTTACACGCCGGCAGAGGGCAAAACCAATCCTCCGCTCAATGAGGATAAGCAACGGCAGACCCAGGAGGCCCTGGACCATTTGCGCACGCTCGTGACCAAAGAAGAGTAA